The following proteins are co-located in the Pan troglodytes isolate AG18354 chromosome 5, NHGRI_mPanTro3-v2.0_pri, whole genome shotgun sequence genome:
- the BCLAF1 gene encoding bcl-2-associated transcription factor 1 isoform X7: MGRSNSRSHSSRSKSRSQSSSRSRSRSHSRKKRYSSRSRSRTYSRSRSRDRMYSRDYRRDYRNNRGMRRPYGYRGRGRGYYQGGGGRYHRGGYRPVWNRRHSRSPRRGRSRSRSPKRRSVSSQRSRSRSRRSYRSSRSPRSSSSRSSSPYSKSPVSKRRGSQEKQTKKAEGEPQEESPLKSKSQEEPKDTFEHDPSESIDEFNKSSATSGDIWPGLSAYDNSPRSPHSPSPIATPPSQSSSCSDAPMLSTVHSAKNTPSQHSHSIQHSPERSGSGSVGNGSSRYSPSQNSPIHHIPSRRSPAKTIAPQNAPRDESRGRSSFYPDGGDQETAKTGKFLKSPPLHKNLDAREKSTFREESPLRIKMIASDSHRPEVKLKMAPVPLDDSNRPASLTKDRLLASTLVHSVKKEQEFRSIFDHIKLPQASKSTSESFIQHIVSLVHHVKEQYFKSAAMTLNERFTSYQKATEEHSTRQKSPEIHRRIDISPSTLRKHTRLAGEERVFKEENQKGDKKLRCDSADLRHDIDRRRKERSKERGDSKGSRESSGSRKQEKTPKDYKEYKSYKDDSKHKREQDHSRSSSSSASPSSPSSREEKESKKEREEEFKTHHEMKEYSGFAGVSRPRGTFHDDRDDGVDYWAKRGRGRGTFQRGRGRFNFKKSGSSPKWTHDKYQGDGIVEDEEETMENNEEKKDRRKEEKE; encoded by the exons ATGGGTCGCTCCAATTCTAGATCACATTCTTCAAGGTCAAAGTCTAGATCACAGTCTAGTTCTCGATCAAGATCAAGATCTCATTCTAGAAAGAAGCGATACAG ttctAGGTCTCGTTCCAGAACATATTCAAGGTCTCGTAGTAGAGATCGTATGTATTCTAGAGATTATCGTCGCGATTACAGAAATAATAGAGGAATGAGACGACCTTATGGGTACAGAGGAAGGGGTAGAGGGTATTATCAAGGAGGAGGAGGTAGATATCATCGAGGTGGTTATAGACCTGTCTGGAATAGAAGGCACTCTAGGAGTCCTAGACGAGGTCGTTCACGTTCCAGGAGTCCAAAAAGAAGATCCGTTTCTTCTCAAAGATCCAGAAGCAGATCTCGCCGGTCATATAGATCTTCTAGGTCTCCAAGATCATCCTCTTCTCGTTCTTCATCCCCATATAGCAAATCTCCTGTTTCTAAAAGACGAGGGTCTcaggaaaaacaaaccaaaaaagctGAAGGGGAACCCCAAGAAGAGAGTCCGTTGAAAAGTAAATCACAGGAGGAACCGAAAGATACATTTGAACATGACCCATCTGAGTCTATCGATGAATTTAATAAGTCATCAGCCACATCCGGTGATATTTGGCCTGGCCTTTCAGCTTATGATAATAGTCCTAGATCACCCCATAGTCCTTCACCTATTGCTACACCACCTAGTCAGAGTTCATCTTGCTCTGATGCTCCCATGCTCAGTACAGTTCACTCTGCAAAAAATACTCCTTCTCAGCATTCACATTCCATTCAGCATAGTCCTGAAAGGTCTGGGTCTGGTTCTGTTGGAAATGGATCTAGTCGATACAGTCCTTCTCAGAATAGTCCAATTCATCACATCCCTTCACGAAGAAGTCCTGCAAAGACAATCGCACCACAGAATGCTCCAAGAGATGAGTCTAGGGGCCGGTCCTCATTTTATCCTGATGGTGGAGATCAGGAAACTGCAAAGACTGGGAAGTtcttaaaaag TCCCCCTCTACACAAGAATCTGGATGCACGAGAAAAGTCTACCTTCAGAGAGGAAAGCCCACTTAGGATCAAAATGATAGCGAGTGATTCTCACCGTCCTGAAGTCAAACTCAAAATGGCACCCGTTCCTCTTGATGATTCTAACAG ACCTGCTTCCTTGACTAAAGACAGGCTGCTTGCTAGTACACTTGTCCATTCTGTCAAGAAGGAGCAAGAATTCCGATCCATCTTTGACCACATTAAGTTGCCACAGGCCAGCAAAAGCACTTCAgagtcatttattcaacacattgTGTCCTTGGTTCATCATGTTAAAG AGCAATACTTCAAGTCAGCTGCAATGACCCTAAACGAGCGGTTCACTTCGTATCAGAAAGCCACTGAAGAACATAGTACTCGGCAAAAGAGCCCTGAAATACACAG gagaattgacatctCACCAAGTACCCTGAGGAAGCATACCCGTTTAGCAGGGGAAGAGAgagtttttaaagaagaaaatcaaaag GGAGATAAAAAATTAAGGTGTGACTCTGCTGACCTTCGGCATGACATTGATCGCcgtagaaaagaaagaagtaaagaacGGGGAGATTCCAAGGGCTCCAGGGAATCCAGTGGAtcaagaaagcaggaaaaaactcCAAAAGATTACAAGGAATACAAATCTTACAAAGATGACAG TAAACATAAAAGAGAGCAAGATCATTCTCGATCTTCATCGTCTTCAGCATCGCCTTCTTCTCCCAGTTCTCGAGAAGAAAAGGAGagtaagaaggaaagagaagaagaatttAAAACTCACCATGAAATGAAAGAATACTCAGGCTTTGCAGGAGTTAGCCGACCACGAGGAACCTTT CATGACGACAGAGATGATGGTGTGGATTATTGGGCCAAAAGAGGAAGAGGTCGTGGTACTTTTCAACGTGGCAGAGGGCGCTTTAACTTCAAAAAATCAGGTAGCAGTCCTAAATGGACTCATGACAAATACCAAGGGGATGGGATTGTTGAAGATGAAGAAGAGACCatggaaaataatgaagaaaagaaggacAGACGCAAGGAAGAAAAG gaATAA
- the BCLAF1 gene encoding bcl-2-associated transcription factor 1 isoform X4: MGRSNSRSHSSRSKSRSQSSSRSRSRSHSRKKRYRSRSRTYSRSRSRDRMYSRDYRRDYRNNRGMRRPYGYRGRGRGYYQGGGGRYHRGGYRPVWNRRHSRSPRRGRSRSRSPKRRSVSSQRSRSRSRRSYRSSRSPRSSSSRSSSPYSKSPVSKRRGSQEKQTKKAEGEPQEESPLKSKSQEEPKDTFEHDPSESIDEFNKSSATSGDIWPGLSAYDNSPRSPHSPSPIATPPSQSSSCSDAPMLSTVHSAKNTPSQHSHSIQHSPERSGSGSVGNGSSRYSPSQNSPIHHIPSRRSPAKTIAPQNAPRDESRGRSSFYPDGGDQETAKTGKFLKRFTDEESRVFLLDRGNTRDKEASKEKGSEKGRAEGEWEDQEALDYFSDKESGKQKFNDSEGDDTEETEDYRQFRKSVLADQGKSFATASHRNTEEEGLKYKSKVSLKGNRESDGFREEKNYKLKETGYVVERPSTTKDKHKEEDKNSERITVKKETQSPEQVKSEKLKDLFDYSPPLHKNLDAREKSTFREESPLRIKMIASDSHRPEVKLKMAPVPLDDSNRPASLTKDRLLASTLVHSVKKEQEFRSIFDHIKLPQASKSTSESFIQHIVSLVHHVKEQYFKSAAMTLNERFTSYQKATEEHSTRQKSPEIHRRIDISPSTLRKHTRLAGEERVFKEENQKGDKKLRCDSADLRHDIDRRRKERSKERGDSKGSRESSGSRKQEKTPKDYKEYKSYKDDSKHKREQDHSRSSSSSASPSSPSSREEKESKKEREEEFKTHHEMKEYSGFAGVSRPRGTFHDDRDDGVDYWAKRGRGRGTFQRGRGRFNFKKSGSSPKWTHDKYQGDGIVEDEEETMENNEEKKDRRKEEKE, translated from the exons ATGGGTCGCTCCAATTCTAGATCACATTCTTCAAGGTCAAAGTCTAGATCACAGTCTAGTTCTCGATCAAGATCAAGATCTCATTCTAGAAAGAAGCGATACAG GTCTCGTTCCAGAACATATTCAAGGTCTCGTAGTAGAGATCGTATGTATTCTAGAGATTATCGTCGCGATTACAGAAATAATAGAGGAATGAGACGACCTTATGGGTACAGAGGAAGGGGTAGAGGGTATTATCAAGGAGGAGGAGGTAGATATCATCGAGGTGGTTATAGACCTGTCTGGAATAGAAGGCACTCTAGGAGTCCTAGACGAGGTCGTTCACGTTCCAGGAGTCCAAAAAGAAGATCCGTTTCTTCTCAAAGATCCAGAAGCAGATCTCGCCGGTCATATAGATCTTCTAGGTCTCCAAGATCATCCTCTTCTCGTTCTTCATCCCCATATAGCAAATCTCCTGTTTCTAAAAGACGAGGGTCTcaggaaaaacaaaccaaaaaagctGAAGGGGAACCCCAAGAAGAGAGTCCGTTGAAAAGTAAATCACAGGAGGAACCGAAAGATACATTTGAACATGACCCATCTGAGTCTATCGATGAATTTAATAAGTCATCAGCCACATCCGGTGATATTTGGCCTGGCCTTTCAGCTTATGATAATAGTCCTAGATCACCCCATAGTCCTTCACCTATTGCTACACCACCTAGTCAGAGTTCATCTTGCTCTGATGCTCCCATGCTCAGTACAGTTCACTCTGCAAAAAATACTCCTTCTCAGCATTCACATTCCATTCAGCATAGTCCTGAAAGGTCTGGGTCTGGTTCTGTTGGAAATGGATCTAGTCGATACAGTCCTTCTCAGAATAGTCCAATTCATCACATCCCTTCACGAAGAAGTCCTGCAAAGACAATCGCACCACAGAATGCTCCAAGAGATGAGTCTAGGGGCCGGTCCTCATTTTATCCTGATGGTGGAGATCAGGAAACTGCAAAGACTGGGAAGTtcttaaaaag GTTCACAGATGAAGAGTCTAGAGTATTCCTGCTTGATAGGGGTAATACCAGGGATAAAGAGGCTTCAAAAGAGAAAGGATCAGAGAaagggagggcagagggagaaTGGGAAGATCAGGAAGCTCTAGATTACTTCAGTGATAAAGAGTCTGGAAAACAAAAGTTTAATGATTCAGAAGGGGATGACACAGAGGAGACAGAGGATTATAGACAGTTTAGGAAGTCAGTCCTCGCAGATCAGGGTAAAAGTTTTGCTACTGCATCTCACCGGAATACTGAGGAGGAAGGACTCAAGTACAAGTCCAAAGTTTCACTGAAAGGCAATAGAGAAAGTGATggatttagagaagaaaaaaattataaacttaaaGAGACTGGATATGTAGTGGAAAGGCCTAGCACTACAAAAGATAAGCACaaagaagaagacaaaaattctgaaagaataaCAGTAAAGAAAGAAACTCAGTCACCTGAGCAGGTAAAGTCTGAAAAGCTCAAAGACCTCTTTGATTACAGTCCCCCTCTACACAAGAATCTGGATGCACGAGAAAAGTCTACCTTCAGAGAGGAAAGCCCACTTAGGATCAAAATGATAGCGAGTGATTCTCACCGTCCTGAAGTCAAACTCAAAATGGCACCCGTTCCTCTTGATGATTCTAACAG ACCTGCTTCCTTGACTAAAGACAGGCTGCTTGCTAGTACACTTGTCCATTCTGTCAAGAAGGAGCAAGAATTCCGATCCATCTTTGACCACATTAAGTTGCCACAGGCCAGCAAAAGCACTTCAgagtcatttattcaacacattgTGTCCTTGGTTCATCATGTTAAAG AGCAATACTTCAAGTCAGCTGCAATGACCCTAAACGAGCGGTTCACTTCGTATCAGAAAGCCACTGAAGAACATAGTACTCGGCAAAAGAGCCCTGAAATACACAG gagaattgacatctCACCAAGTACCCTGAGGAAGCATACCCGTTTAGCAGGGGAAGAGAgagtttttaaagaagaaaatcaaaag GGAGATAAAAAATTAAGGTGTGACTCTGCTGACCTTCGGCATGACATTGATCGCcgtagaaaagaaagaagtaaagaacGGGGAGATTCCAAGGGCTCCAGGGAATCCAGTGGAtcaagaaagcaggaaaaaactcCAAAAGATTACAAGGAATACAAATCTTACAAAGATGACAG TAAACATAAAAGAGAGCAAGATCATTCTCGATCTTCATCGTCTTCAGCATCGCCTTCTTCTCCCAGTTCTCGAGAAGAAAAGGAGagtaagaaggaaagagaagaagaatttAAAACTCACCATGAAATGAAAGAATACTCAGGCTTTGCAGGAGTTAGCCGACCACGAGGAACCTTT CATGACGACAGAGATGATGGTGTGGATTATTGGGCCAAAAGAGGAAGAGGTCGTGGTACTTTTCAACGTGGCAGAGGGCGCTTTAACTTCAAAAAATCAGGTAGCAGTCCTAAATGGACTCATGACAAATACCAAGGGGATGGGATTGTTGAAGATGAAGAAGAGACCatggaaaataatgaagaaaagaaggacAGACGCAAGGAAGAAAAG gaATAA
- the BCLAF1 gene encoding bcl-2-associated transcription factor 1 isoform X8: MGRSNSRSHSSRSKSRSQSSSRSRSRSHSRKKRYRSRSRTYSRSRSRDRMYSRDYRRDYRNNRGMRRPYGYRGRGRGYYQGGGGRYHRGGYRPVWNRRHSRSPRRGRSRSRSPKRRSVSSQRSRSRSRRSYRSSRSPRSSSSRSSSPYSKSPVSKRRGSQEKQTKKAEGEPQEESPLKSKSQEEPKDTFEHDPSESIDEFNKSSATSGDIWPGLSAYDNSPRSPHSPSPIATPPSQSSSCSDAPMLSTVHSAKNTPSQHSHSIQHSPERSGSGSVGNGSSRYSPSQNSPIHHIPSRRSPAKTIAPQNAPRDESRGRSSFYPDGGDQETAKTGKFLKSPPLHKNLDAREKSTFREESPLRIKMIASDSHRPEVKLKMAPVPLDDSNRPASLTKDRLLASTLVHSVKKEQEFRSIFDHIKLPQASKSTSESFIQHIVSLVHHVKEQYFKSAAMTLNERFTSYQKATEEHSTRQKSPEIHRRIDISPSTLRKHTRLAGEERVFKEENQKGDKKLRCDSADLRHDIDRRRKERSKERGDSKGSRESSGSRKQEKTPKDYKEYKSYKDDSKHKREQDHSRSSSSSASPSSPSSREEKESKKEREEEFKTHHEMKEYSGFAGVSRPRGTFHDDRDDGVDYWAKRGRGRGTFQRGRGRFNFKKSGSSPKWTHDKYQGDGIVEDEEETMENNEEKKDRRKEEKE, encoded by the exons ATGGGTCGCTCCAATTCTAGATCACATTCTTCAAGGTCAAAGTCTAGATCACAGTCTAGTTCTCGATCAAGATCAAGATCTCATTCTAGAAAGAAGCGATACAG GTCTCGTTCCAGAACATATTCAAGGTCTCGTAGTAGAGATCGTATGTATTCTAGAGATTATCGTCGCGATTACAGAAATAATAGAGGAATGAGACGACCTTATGGGTACAGAGGAAGGGGTAGAGGGTATTATCAAGGAGGAGGAGGTAGATATCATCGAGGTGGTTATAGACCTGTCTGGAATAGAAGGCACTCTAGGAGTCCTAGACGAGGTCGTTCACGTTCCAGGAGTCCAAAAAGAAGATCCGTTTCTTCTCAAAGATCCAGAAGCAGATCTCGCCGGTCATATAGATCTTCTAGGTCTCCAAGATCATCCTCTTCTCGTTCTTCATCCCCATATAGCAAATCTCCTGTTTCTAAAAGACGAGGGTCTcaggaaaaacaaaccaaaaaagctGAAGGGGAACCCCAAGAAGAGAGTCCGTTGAAAAGTAAATCACAGGAGGAACCGAAAGATACATTTGAACATGACCCATCTGAGTCTATCGATGAATTTAATAAGTCATCAGCCACATCCGGTGATATTTGGCCTGGCCTTTCAGCTTATGATAATAGTCCTAGATCACCCCATAGTCCTTCACCTATTGCTACACCACCTAGTCAGAGTTCATCTTGCTCTGATGCTCCCATGCTCAGTACAGTTCACTCTGCAAAAAATACTCCTTCTCAGCATTCACATTCCATTCAGCATAGTCCTGAAAGGTCTGGGTCTGGTTCTGTTGGAAATGGATCTAGTCGATACAGTCCTTCTCAGAATAGTCCAATTCATCACATCCCTTCACGAAGAAGTCCTGCAAAGACAATCGCACCACAGAATGCTCCAAGAGATGAGTCTAGGGGCCGGTCCTCATTTTATCCTGATGGTGGAGATCAGGAAACTGCAAAGACTGGGAAGTtcttaaaaag TCCCCCTCTACACAAGAATCTGGATGCACGAGAAAAGTCTACCTTCAGAGAGGAAAGCCCACTTAGGATCAAAATGATAGCGAGTGATTCTCACCGTCCTGAAGTCAAACTCAAAATGGCACCCGTTCCTCTTGATGATTCTAACAG ACCTGCTTCCTTGACTAAAGACAGGCTGCTTGCTAGTACACTTGTCCATTCTGTCAAGAAGGAGCAAGAATTCCGATCCATCTTTGACCACATTAAGTTGCCACAGGCCAGCAAAAGCACTTCAgagtcatttattcaacacattgTGTCCTTGGTTCATCATGTTAAAG AGCAATACTTCAAGTCAGCTGCAATGACCCTAAACGAGCGGTTCACTTCGTATCAGAAAGCCACTGAAGAACATAGTACTCGGCAAAAGAGCCCTGAAATACACAG gagaattgacatctCACCAAGTACCCTGAGGAAGCATACCCGTTTAGCAGGGGAAGAGAgagtttttaaagaagaaaatcaaaag GGAGATAAAAAATTAAGGTGTGACTCTGCTGACCTTCGGCATGACATTGATCGCcgtagaaaagaaagaagtaaagaacGGGGAGATTCCAAGGGCTCCAGGGAATCCAGTGGAtcaagaaagcaggaaaaaactcCAAAAGATTACAAGGAATACAAATCTTACAAAGATGACAG TAAACATAAAAGAGAGCAAGATCATTCTCGATCTTCATCGTCTTCAGCATCGCCTTCTTCTCCCAGTTCTCGAGAAGAAAAGGAGagtaagaaggaaagagaagaagaatttAAAACTCACCATGAAATGAAAGAATACTCAGGCTTTGCAGGAGTTAGCCGACCACGAGGAACCTTT CATGACGACAGAGATGATGGTGTGGATTATTGGGCCAAAAGAGGAAGAGGTCGTGGTACTTTTCAACGTGGCAGAGGGCGCTTTAACTTCAAAAAATCAGGTAGCAGTCCTAAATGGACTCATGACAAATACCAAGGGGATGGGATTGTTGAAGATGAAGAAGAGACCatggaaaataatgaagaaaagaaggacAGACGCAAGGAAGAAAAG gaATAA
- the BCLAF1 gene encoding bcl-2-associated transcription factor 1 isoform X2 has translation MGRSNSRSHSSRSKSRSQSSSRSRSRSHSRKKRYRSRSRTYSRSRSRDRMYSRDYRRDYRNNRGMRRPYGYRGRGRGYYQGGGGRYHRGGYRPVWNRRHSRSPRRGRSRSRSPKRRSVSSQRSRSRSRRSYRSSRSPRSSSSRSSSPYSKSPVSKRRGSQEKQTKKAEGEPQEESPLKSKSQEEPKDTFEHDPSESIDEFNKSSATSGDIWPGLSAYDNSPRSPHSPSPIATPPSQSSSCSDAPMLSTVHSAKNTPSQHSHSIQHSPERSGSGSVGNGSSRYSPSQNSPIHHIPSRRSPAKTIAPQNAPRDESRGRSSFYPDGGDQETAKTGKFLKRFTDEESRVFLLDRGNTRDKEASKEKGSEKGRAEGEWEDQEALDYFSDKESGKQKFNDSEGDDTEETEDYRQFRKSVLADQGKSFATASHRNTEEEGLKYKSKVSLKGNRESDGFREEKNYKLKETGYVVERPSTTKDKHKEEDKNSERITVKKETQSPEQVKSEKLKDLFDYSPPLHKNLDAREKSTFREESPLRIKMIASDSHRPEVKLKMAPVPLDDSNRPASLTKDRLLASTLVHSVKKEQEFRSIFDHIKLPQASKSTSESFIQHIVSLVHHVKEQYFKSAAMTLNERFTSYQKATEEHSTRQKSPEIHRRIDISPSTLRKHTRLAGEERVFKEENQKGDKKLRCDSADLRHDIDRRRKERSKERGDSKGSRESSGSRKQEKTPKDYKEYKSYKDDSKHKREQDHSRSSSSSASPSSPSSREEKESKKEREEEFKTHHEMKEYSGFAGVSRPRGTFFRIRGRGRARGVFAGTNTGPNNSNTTFQKRPKEEEWDPEYTPKSKKYFLHDDRDDGVDYWAKRGRGRGTFQRGRGRFNFKKSGSSPKWTHDKYQGDGIVEDEEETMENNEEKKDRRKEEKE, from the exons ATGGGTCGCTCCAATTCTAGATCACATTCTTCAAGGTCAAAGTCTAGATCACAGTCTAGTTCTCGATCAAGATCAAGATCTCATTCTAGAAAGAAGCGATACAG GTCTCGTTCCAGAACATATTCAAGGTCTCGTAGTAGAGATCGTATGTATTCTAGAGATTATCGTCGCGATTACAGAAATAATAGAGGAATGAGACGACCTTATGGGTACAGAGGAAGGGGTAGAGGGTATTATCAAGGAGGAGGAGGTAGATATCATCGAGGTGGTTATAGACCTGTCTGGAATAGAAGGCACTCTAGGAGTCCTAGACGAGGTCGTTCACGTTCCAGGAGTCCAAAAAGAAGATCCGTTTCTTCTCAAAGATCCAGAAGCAGATCTCGCCGGTCATATAGATCTTCTAGGTCTCCAAGATCATCCTCTTCTCGTTCTTCATCCCCATATAGCAAATCTCCTGTTTCTAAAAGACGAGGGTCTcaggaaaaacaaaccaaaaaagctGAAGGGGAACCCCAAGAAGAGAGTCCGTTGAAAAGTAAATCACAGGAGGAACCGAAAGATACATTTGAACATGACCCATCTGAGTCTATCGATGAATTTAATAAGTCATCAGCCACATCCGGTGATATTTGGCCTGGCCTTTCAGCTTATGATAATAGTCCTAGATCACCCCATAGTCCTTCACCTATTGCTACACCACCTAGTCAGAGTTCATCTTGCTCTGATGCTCCCATGCTCAGTACAGTTCACTCTGCAAAAAATACTCCTTCTCAGCATTCACATTCCATTCAGCATAGTCCTGAAAGGTCTGGGTCTGGTTCTGTTGGAAATGGATCTAGTCGATACAGTCCTTCTCAGAATAGTCCAATTCATCACATCCCTTCACGAAGAAGTCCTGCAAAGACAATCGCACCACAGAATGCTCCAAGAGATGAGTCTAGGGGCCGGTCCTCATTTTATCCTGATGGTGGAGATCAGGAAACTGCAAAGACTGGGAAGTtcttaaaaag GTTCACAGATGAAGAGTCTAGAGTATTCCTGCTTGATAGGGGTAATACCAGGGATAAAGAGGCTTCAAAAGAGAAAGGATCAGAGAaagggagggcagagggagaaTGGGAAGATCAGGAAGCTCTAGATTACTTCAGTGATAAAGAGTCTGGAAAACAAAAGTTTAATGATTCAGAAGGGGATGACACAGAGGAGACAGAGGATTATAGACAGTTTAGGAAGTCAGTCCTCGCAGATCAGGGTAAAAGTTTTGCTACTGCATCTCACCGGAATACTGAGGAGGAAGGACTCAAGTACAAGTCCAAAGTTTCACTGAAAGGCAATAGAGAAAGTGATggatttagagaagaaaaaaattataaacttaaaGAGACTGGATATGTAGTGGAAAGGCCTAGCACTACAAAAGATAAGCACaaagaagaagacaaaaattctgaaagaataaCAGTAAAGAAAGAAACTCAGTCACCTGAGCAGGTAAAGTCTGAAAAGCTCAAAGACCTCTTTGATTACAGTCCCCCTCTACACAAGAATCTGGATGCACGAGAAAAGTCTACCTTCAGAGAGGAAAGCCCACTTAGGATCAAAATGATAGCGAGTGATTCTCACCGTCCTGAAGTCAAACTCAAAATGGCACCCGTTCCTCTTGATGATTCTAACAG ACCTGCTTCCTTGACTAAAGACAGGCTGCTTGCTAGTACACTTGTCCATTCTGTCAAGAAGGAGCAAGAATTCCGATCCATCTTTGACCACATTAAGTTGCCACAGGCCAGCAAAAGCACTTCAgagtcatttattcaacacattgTGTCCTTGGTTCATCATGTTAAAG AGCAATACTTCAAGTCAGCTGCAATGACCCTAAACGAGCGGTTCACTTCGTATCAGAAAGCCACTGAAGAACATAGTACTCGGCAAAAGAGCCCTGAAATACACAG gagaattgacatctCACCAAGTACCCTGAGGAAGCATACCCGTTTAGCAGGGGAAGAGAgagtttttaaagaagaaaatcaaaag GGAGATAAAAAATTAAGGTGTGACTCTGCTGACCTTCGGCATGACATTGATCGCcgtagaaaagaaagaagtaaagaacGGGGAGATTCCAAGGGCTCCAGGGAATCCAGTGGAtcaagaaagcaggaaaaaactcCAAAAGATTACAAGGAATACAAATCTTACAAAGATGACAG TAAACATAAAAGAGAGCAAGATCATTCTCGATCTTCATCGTCTTCAGCATCGCCTTCTTCTCCCAGTTCTCGAGAAGAAAAGGAGagtaagaaggaaagagaagaagaatttAAAACTCACCATGAAATGAAAGAATACTCAGGCTTTGCAGGAGTTAGCCGACCACGAGGAACCTTT TTTCGAATTAGAGGCAGAGGAAGAGCCAGAGGAGTTTTTGCTGGGACAAATACTGGTCCAAACAACTCAAATACTACTTTTCAAAAGAGACCGAAGGAAGAGGAATGGGATCCAGAATATACCCCAAAGAGCAAGAAGTACTTCTTG CATGACGACAGAGATGATGGTGTGGATTATTGGGCCAAAAGAGGAAGAGGTCGTGGTACTTTTCAACGTGGCAGAGGGCGCTTTAACTTCAAAAAATCAGGTAGCAGTCCTAAATGGACTCATGACAAATACCAAGGGGATGGGATTGTTGAAGATGAAGAAGAGACCatggaaaataatgaagaaaagaaggacAGACGCAAGGAAGAAAAG gaATAA